One genomic window of Fusarium keratoplasticum isolate Fu6.1 chromosome 3, whole genome shotgun sequence includes the following:
- a CDS encoding Holocytochrome c-type synthase — protein MGWFWADAAPATVHVPIGHPPVPANADKAPPSGCPMHKKTLDKLNPDAKCQKPQDAPAASGCPVPHAAKTEEKPKSLISQLNPLNYMFPDLSQKPAPNQAFALPTTRDESTIPKGSGDGNWEYPSPQQMYNALLRKGYTDTDITAVEGMVSVHNFLNEGAWQEIIGWEQRFSKGLYKGWQLCKRGEAHFDEELDRQWDGSDVEPTLVRFQGRPKDLTPKATMMQVLGWIYPSKFGTEPPFDRHDWYVSRDINGEKKEVRYVIDYYSGEPEVTGEPVFYLDVRPAMTPQGAAERIIRWSTDVWWKAIGGDRREQDPQPWFRGTS, from the exons ATGGGTTGGTTTTGGGCAGACGCTGCTCCCGCGACCGTCCATGTCCCAATTGGACATCCGCCTGTCCCCGCGAACGCCGACAAGGCGCCTCCC TCTGGTTGCCCCATGCACAAGAAGACTCTCGACAAACTCAACCCCGACGCCAAATGCCAGAAGCCCCAAGATGCCCCAGCTGCATCAGGCTGCCCCGTCCCTCATGCCGCCAAAaccgaggagaagcccaagtcATTGATCTCCCAGCTCAACCCTCTCAACTACATGTTCCCCGATCTATCCCAGAAGCCCGCACCTAACCAGGCTTTTGCTCTACCGACAACACGAGATGAATCAACTATCCCCAAGGGCTCGGGCGACGGGAACTGGGAGTACCCCTCCCCTCAGCAAATGTACAATGCGCTCCTGCGCAAGGGATACACAGACACGGACATCACGGCCGTTGAAGGCATGGTTTCAGTGCACAACTTTCTGAACGAGGGCGCATGGCAGGAGATCATTGGTTGGGAGCAGCGATTCTCTAAGGGACTGTACAAGGGGTGGCAGCTTTGCAAGAGGGGCGAGGCTCATTTCGATGAGGAACTGGACCGACAGTGGGATGGCTCAGATGTTGAGCCTACCCTCGTCCGCTTCCAGGGCCGGCCCAAGGACCTGACTCCCAAGGCCACCATGATGCAGGTCCTGGGCTGGATTTACCCCTCCAAGTTTGG CACCGAGCCTCCTTTCGACCGACACGACTGGTATGTTTCCCGGGACATCAacggcgagaagaaggaggtccGATATGTCATCGATTACTACTCTGGTGAGCCCGAGGTCACAGGCGAGCCCGTCTTCTACCTGGATGTACGTCCTGCCATGACTCCTCAAGGCGCGGCCGAGCGCATTATCCGATGGAGCACGGATGTGTGGTGGAAGGCCATTGGTGGCGACAGGCGGGAGCAGGACCCCCAGCCCTGGTTCCGGGGTACTTCGTAA